The DNA sequence GCAGAAAAGGTCATATGAGGCGCGCCGTATTCATCATTGGTAATTTCGAAATGATGGAAAGATATTCCGCGCCCTATACCTAAGCCTATCGCTTTAGCAGCCGCTTCTTTGGCTGCCCAGCGTTTGGCTAAATAACGGCCAGGCTGAGCGTGTTGACGAAAAATGGACAGCTCAGTTTCCGTCAAAACCCGTTCAGCCAGGCGATCGGATTTTTCAATCGCCTGCTCTACTCGACTAATGGTAACTATATCCGTCCCTAGACCTAGCACAGACATTGTTAAATACCCTGACGAGCTTCGTTCATTAGTGTCTTCATGTCGCGTACGGCTTTGTCCAAACCATCAATAGCAGCACGAGCAATAATTGCATGACCGATATTTAACTCATAAATATCAGGAATAGCCGCGATCGGCTTAACATTGTGGTAGTGAAGACCGTGGCCAGCATTAACGATGATCCCCTGCTGAGTGGCAAAGGCAACACCGTGCTGAATTCGAGCAAGTTCAGCTTCCATCTCTTGCTCAGTCTCAGCGTCGGCATAGTGGCCGGTGTGGATTTCGATATAAGGCGCACCAGTTTTGGCAGCTGCCGTGATTTGAGCTTCGTCAGCATCAATAAACAAAGATACTTTTGAACCAATCGCCGTCAAACGCTCAACGGCGTCTTTTACTTTATCGAATTGACCAACAACGTCCAAGCCACCTTCGGTGGTTAACTCTTCGCGCTTTTCTGGTACTAAACAAACAAAAGGTGGCTTAACTTCGGATGCAATTGCGATCATTTCGTCGGTCACTGCCATCTCTAAATTCATTCGAGTTTGAATCGTTTTAGCTAGAGTATAAACATCGCGGTCTTGGATATGACGGCGGTCTTCTCGTAAGTGAATAGTAATGCCACTTGCACCGGCGTGTTCAGCGACAGCGGCTGCATGGATTGGGTCAGGGTACGTCGTTCCACGTGCTTGTCGTAACGTTGCAATGTGGTCAATGTTCACCCCTAAATGAATTTCACTCATATCTACTCCAATTCCTGTTTTTAACCTGTTATTTTCTAAATAATTCTCTTGATTTGAGTGGCTTATCACCTAAGTGAACCTGTAAGCAAAGACGCATAATTCCTTTAGCCACTCGTAAATCTTCTTTTAATACTTCACTATCCGGATTTTCGACCATATCGAGTGTTGTGTCTAACCGTTGAGCCAAAGATAGTATTTGGTGTCCTGTAATACTACCCGGCTTGTCACTTGTCATCACAAAACCTCGGTCGGGCCTAAGCTCGTAACTTGCTCCAGACGCAATTTCTACACCATGCTCACACTCGTTCTGAAAACTAATACCGTATCCCAACATGACTAACAAACGGTACTCAAACTGCCTCAAAATCAACTCTAACCAAAGCCCTTCGCTACCGAGTTGTTCGGGGGTTTTAGCTAGGTATTTGAGTGCATAGGTGTATAACGCATAAAGCTCTGGGTAGTCTTCGTCTGCTTTACACAAGCGACATATTAGTTCGTTGATGTAAAAGCCGCAAAACAAGGCTTTACCCTTCAGTTCAGTTAGTTGCCTAGCTAATGATTGGTTTTCATCAACACTTTTTAACGTGCGCAGCCCAGATGTTTTTCGAAATTGAATTACCAGTGGTCTGAATGGTCTGAATAGTGCCGTCTTCGCGGTGTTTTTTTTACTGCCTTTAAAGCCGATGATGGACATGCGCCCTTCACCGGCAACCAACATTTCAATTAACAGTTGGTTTTCTTTAAACGGTCGAGTGTGCAGAATAAAAGCGGGCGCGTACTCCAGTTCCTTTGCCATTACTTGCCCACTTATAAATTAGTCTTCTGAATATCCCAACGAACGCAACGCACGTTCATCGTCAGCCCAACCACTTTTCACTTTAACCCAAAGTTCTAGGTAGACTTTTTCGTCTAATAGTTTTTCGAGATCCTGACGAGCATCACGGCCAATCACTTTTAGTTTTTCGCCTTTTTTACCGATAACCATTTTCTTTTGGCCTTCGCGTTCAACCAAAATCAATGCATTGATACGCCAAATCTTTTCATCCCATTTAAACTGCTCAATCTCGACAGTTGCAGAGTATGGCAACTCTTCACCCATAAAGCGCATTAGCTTTTCACGAACGATTTCAGCCGCCATAAAACGTGAAGAACGGTCTGTTACGTGATCTTCAGGGAAGAAAAATGGATTTTCTGGTAAGTAGTTGCGTACTGAAGCTTTAATTGGCTCAACGTTAGTGCCTTTTTCGGCAGAAATTGGAATAATCTCTTCAAAGTCGTGCTTAGCCGATAGAGTCTGTAAAAACGGCATCAAAGTCTCTTTGTCTTTGATCATATCGACTTTGTTTATCAATAAAATCACTGGCTTTTTAGAACGACGGATCTTCGTTAAGACCATTTCGTCATCTTCAGTCCACTTTAGAGCTTCAACAACAAACAACACTACTTCAACATCGCCAAGGGCACTTGATGCTGCACGGTTCATTAATTTGTTAATGGCGCGCTTTTCTTCTTTGTGAAGACCCGGTGTGTCAACATAAACGATTTGCTCGTTGCCTTCAGTGTGAATACCCAAAATACGATGACGCGTTGTTTGCGGCTTTTTGGAGGTAATACTGATCTTTTGCTCAAGAATGTGATTCATCAACGTAGACTTACCTACGTTTGGACGACCAACAATGGCAACGAGACCACACTTTTTGGTTTGGCTTAAATCAGCGCGATTGTTTAAGTTATTTAACAAGGCATCTAATTCGGCCTGGTTTTGATCTGAATTGCTCACTTTGTAATTACCTCTAATGCTTTTTCTGCCGCAGCTTGTTCTGCTTTACGGCGGCTTGACCCTTTTGCAACCATTGACTCACCCGTCTCTAATC is a window from the Psychrosphaera ytuae genome containing:
- the acpS gene encoding holo-ACP synthase, encoding MSVLGLGTDIVTISRVEQAIEKSDRLAERVLTETELSIFRQHAQPGRYLAKRWAAKEAAAKAIGLGIGRGISFHHFEITNDEYGAPHMTFSAKAQDIASQRGVKSVLLSISDEQDVAVATVVLSN
- the recO gene encoding DNA repair protein RecO, translating into MAKELEYAPAFILHTRPFKENQLLIEMLVAGEGRMSIIGFKGSKKNTAKTALFRPFRPLVIQFRKTSGLRTLKSVDENQSLARQLTELKGKALFCGFYINELICRLCKADEDYPELYALYTYALKYLAKTPEQLGSEGLWLELILRQFEYRLLVMLGYGISFQNECEHGVEIASGASYELRPDRGFVMTSDKPGSITGHQILSLAQRLDTTLDMVENPDSEVLKEDLRVAKGIMRLCLQVHLGDKPLKSRELFRK
- the era gene encoding GTPase Era gives rise to the protein MLNNLNNRADLSQTKKCGLVAIVGRPNVGKSTLMNHILEQKISITSKKPQTTRHRILGIHTEGNEQIVYVDTPGLHKEEKRAINKLMNRAASSALGDVEVVLFVVEALKWTEDDEMVLTKIRRSKKPVILLINKVDMIKDKETLMPFLQTLSAKHDFEEIIPISAEKGTNVEPIKASVRNYLPENPFFFPEDHVTDRSSRFMAAEIVREKLMRFMGEELPYSATVEIEQFKWDEKIWRINALILVEREGQKKMVIGKKGEKLKVIGRDARQDLEKLLDEKVYLELWVKVKSGWADDERALRSLGYSED
- the pdxJ gene encoding pyridoxine 5'-phosphate synthase — translated: MSEIHLGVNIDHIATLRQARGTTYPDPIHAAAVAEHAGASGITIHLREDRRHIQDRDVYTLAKTIQTRMNLEMAVTDEMIAIASEVKPPFVCLVPEKREELTTEGGLDVVGQFDKVKDAVERLTAIGSKVSLFIDADEAQITAAAKTGAPYIEIHTGHYADAETEQEMEAELARIQHGVAFATQQGIIVNAGHGLHYHNVKPIAAIPDIYELNIGHAIIARAAIDGLDKAVRDMKTLMNEARQGI